The Helianthus annuus cultivar XRQ/B chromosome 11, HanXRQr2.0-SUNRISE, whole genome shotgun sequence region ACCATTTATCTTCGAGGTCCAAAGAACCTCTACCATGGACCACAAGGCTTAAAGTGGCTCATGATGCCGCTTGTGGCTTGACGTATCTACACGAAGATATGAAGTTTCAGGTTGAGTTATTTTATACGTGGTTAACCGATCAAAGGTTCATAGACAAGCATGCTTATGTTTGGTGTAACTTGGTTTAATGTAGGTTATTTTGAGGGATTTTAAATCTTCCAATATTCTTCTAGATGAGCATTGGAATGCTAAGCTTTCGGATTTTGGGGTTGCGCGAAAAGGTCCTGAAGAAGGACTTACTCATATCTCAACCAATGTATGTTACTTTGTATGCTTGTAGTGTTATTGTATGTGAAATGTGATTAACATACTTTTAGTGTTTATagttagagtaaaatgccattttcgtccctgacgtttggccagttttgcgactttcatccaaaggtttgttttttcgaatctggatccaaaaggtttgaaatcttgtcattttcatctggctcattaactccatccatttttctctgttaggggtattttcgtcttttttgttaactgaAAGGGCAATTCGGtgttttgaatacttgtacattatgctaaatgcttgtacataaaatgaaaaagaccgaattgtcatttaagttaacaaaaaagacaaaaaaattgCAAATGATTCCAGCCCAGCTGGTTGATGCATTGGAAATGATGGGGAAGGACTCAGGTTCGACTTGATCCCACCCGAGTTTTCTACTACAGTGCATTTACTCCAGAGGGTCGGCTCTTGTGGAGGGTGCAACTCCTGTCATGTGGTAGGAGGCTGGAAATTTTCTCGGGGACAGCGTAACGCCCTTCTCGACCAGGCgtgggcccggttaagacaacatagtcctGGTAATGAGTGGTGGCGGCTCTTGTGGAGGGTGCAACTCATGTCATGTGGCAAGAGGCTGGAAATTTTCTCAGGGACAGCGTAACGCCCCTCTCGACCAGGCgtgggcccggttaagacaacatagtcctGGTAATGAGTGGTGGCGGGCCTGCGTCTTGCGGGTGTGAATTAGCCGTCTGTTGTGAAGTTCacctgtcaaaaaaaaaaaaaaaacggagaaaaatggatggagttaatgagccggatgaaaatggcaagatttcaaaccttttggatccagcttcgaaaaaacaaacctttcgacgaaagtcgcaaaactggccaaacctcagggacgaaaatggcattttaccaTTTATTATCTGTAGTTATTTTTTATCTGATTAGAATAATGTTAACAGTTCGCTGGAACGAGGGAATACGCAGCGCCAGAGTACCTTGCGGTGGGGCATCTAACATCCAAGAGTGATGTATGGAGCTATGGGGTGTTCCTATACGAACTTATCACGGGTAGGCGCCCACTGGATAGAAAGCGGCCTCAGGAAGAGCAGAAGCTTCTAGAATGGGTTATACCCTACACCGACACCGAAAAGTTCATGCAAATCATCGATCCAAGACTCGAAGGAAAGTATTCGTTAAAGGCAGCACAAAAGTTGTCCTATGTCGCCAATCTTTGCTTGTCAAAGGACCCAAAGTCAAGACCAAAGATGAGTGAAGTCCTAGAAATGGTTAGCAAACTCATTAAGGTTCCATCGCAAGCAACTGTTCCTACTCCTGCACCGACCCTGATCCTAGAGGAGCCAAAGAAAGAGATTGTGGACCCCACCGAGGGTGAAAAGACTCGTGATGACGTAAAACACAAAGGTGGAATAAGGTCTATGGATAGAGAGTCTGCTTCCATTTCTCGACCGCGCTCTTTGAAGCtcttgaaatcttgttttagATAATAGTTTATGTTATGTGTACAGAAGCTTCTTACACAAGAAATGGTTTTGAACATTAAATTGAGTAAATTATTGTAGAACTATAGAAgtataaatagttttttttttcagcaTTTTCTCATTGTTTTTTTAATCTATCTCGATATAATAAGAGGTGTTTCAATCGCGGTCTGAACAATGGTAGTTAGGTTTGTTAGTTTCCGACGCTGGTCTTGATCGACCGTTTCGGATTCTGAAGTTATGTGGCAAAAGTATGAGAAATAGAAGTTTGGAACATGGGATCTGCTGCTTTAGTTTAAGATGAGGGTGCGGAGTGTAAATTGTCAAAATGTAAAAAGGTTTCATCATTTGTACATTACTATTAgcacatattattattattattagtatgaTTATCCTATTTTAGAAGATTATTGTATAGATTGGTTGAAGTTGTATATCATTCCTAAAATAGTGCTAGGTTTGCTATGATTTGTATTCTATATATAGGGGCCATTTCATTGTAATTGATCATTGAAACATTAATACCATAAACCacttttatggtatcagagccttggctcaaTTAACCTAACCCTAACAAAATCGCCGGCAGCCTCTCTTCTCTTTCCGTCTTCCGGTTTCGACCATGCCTAAGGAAGATAATGCCGAACCCTCATCCGCGACTGCAAAAACCACTCCCTTACACCCGGCGTATTCCGTGGTGTAGAAGTTAAGGCGTTTGGTGGGTAGGATGTTGTGTAAGTAGGCAGCGGTGTGAAGGGCTTCCACCCAAAAGGCGGGTGGGAGGTTGGCGTGAATGAGTAGAGCGCGAATGATGTCATTTAGCCGACGAATCATGCGCTCTGCTCTGCCGTTCTGAGAGGATGTCTGGGGACACGAAAAACGAAAGAGGAGGCCATGTTGATGGGCAAAGGTTTTAAAGGCATTATTATCAAATTAAAAGTGGTTTATGGTATTAATGTTTCAATGATCGTTTTCAATGAGATGGCCCCTATATATAGAATACAAATCATAGCAAACCTAGCACTATTTTAGGGATGATATACAACGTCAACCAATCTATACAATAATCTCCTAAAATAGGATAATTTTACCTGCGTCATCCGACTTACGAACACTTACGAGTGTTCGGATGCGCATGCTACCCAAACACATCCGCTACCCAACCTCACAAACTACACACCCGCTCCATATCAGCACGAAGAATATACGGCCCTTCAAGACTGTATCACATTGGGAATTCCAACAATTTGTTTAATCGATACAAATTGTGACCCCGATCTCGCAGATATTTCGATTCCAACGAATGATGACGCTATATCTTCAATCCGATTAATTCTTAACAAATTAGTATTTGCAAGGTGTGTTTTTCTTGGCTATCCACCGGACTTCCGGGGTTACCGGTGCTTAGACCCGACCACCGGTCGCGTTCATATTTCCCGACACGTCACCTTTGACGAGTCCTCATTTCCTTACACCATGCCTGCCCCGGTATCCACTTATAGCTTCCTTGATGACCCTATTCCAGCCCATTTCCAATTTTCCCAGCCTACTACATCACCTACGACCCCACATCTAAACTCCTTAGGCTCAGCACCCTCTGGCCCATATCCTCCTAACATCCCAGGTCCATCACCCCACTCGCCACCTGGTTCACACCGAACCCAACCAACATCCCACTACTCCAACTCTCACCAGCCCACTACTCCAATCACATATAGCCGCAGGCCCAAACATAGTACCGGCCCACCCGCCCATCCACCCGGATTTTAGCCCATCCATACTAACAGACCACCCGCTCCACCACCCGTTTCTCAGCCCGTAGCCCAACCTCAACCAACACAACCCGCAACATCTAACACTCACCCAATGACTACCCGTTCCAAAACCGACAACTTAAAACCACAAACACCCCTTAACTTACATACCGCTACCATCTCCCCAATACCGAACACTTATGCCAAAGCCTTTTCCGACCCGCAATGGGTACACGCCATGCAAACCGAGTTTAATGTTTTACAAGAAAATGATACTTGGGATTTGGTACCTAGACCTGCGGACAACCCCGTTATTCGGTGTATGTGGCTTTTTCGGCACAAATTTAAGTCAGATGGTTCATTAGAACGTTATAAGGCGAGGTTAGTTGTGAATGGAAAATCTCAAACGGTTGGTATTGATTGTGATGACACCTTTAGCCCGGTTGTTAAACCGGCAACTATTCGCACCGTTTTGTCATTGGCCGTCTCCCGTTCCTGGCCTATTCACCAGTTGGATGTTAAGAATGCTTTCTTACACGGTAATTTACAGGAAACAGTCTTCATGCACCAACCACCGGGATTCGTGAATAAACGATTTCCAAACCATGTTTGTCGTCTCAAGAAATCCTTGTACGGGCTTAAACAGGCTCCACGTGCGTGGTATATGCGGTTTGCTAATTATATTGTCTCGCAGTGCTTTGCTAGCAGTGCTTGTGATACGTCTTTATTTATTTATCTGCGTGGGGATCTCACGGCGTACTTATTGCTCTACGTCGATGACATCATACTTACAGCATCCACGGATGCCTTTTTACAGGAAATCATCGGTGCACTCTCACGAGAGTTCGCTATGACGGATTTGGGTCGTCCTCATCATTTTTTGGGGATCAAGGTCACTCAGACTACTAATGGTATTTTTTGTCTCAATCCCAGTATACTAAGGATATTATTAATCGTGCATCCATGACAGCTTGCAAACCGTGCACTACACCGGTGGACTTATCCGCTAAACCTAGTGCTTCTGATGGGGCTCTATTTCATGACCCTACGTTATATCGTAGTCTTGCTGGGGCATTACAGTACCTTACATTTACTCGTCCCGATATATCTTATGCAGTCCAACAGGTTTGCCTATTCATGCACGAACCACGTGACCCCCACTACGCTTTTATGAAGCGTATTATACGCTATCTACAGGGGACGATTGACTATGGCATACGGATTGTTAAATCCGGGGTCCATTCACTGGTAGCCTATTCTGATGCTGACTGGGGAGGTTGTCCCGACTCCCGCCGATCGACTAGTGGGTATTGTGTTTTTCTCGGTGATAACCTACTTTCATGGTCTTCAAAGAGACAGCCTACTATTTCTCGGTCAAGTGCTGAGGCCGAGTATCGGGCAGTTGCCAATGCGGTTGCAGAGGCAACGTGGATTAGAAATTTATTATTGGAACTTCATGTCCCACTACGCACAACATCCGTGGTTTATTGTGATAACGTCTCGGCGGTTTACTTGTCAAATAATCCGGTCCAACATCAAAGGACGAAACATATTGAAATAGACATTCACTTTGTTCGGGAAAAGGTTCGCCTCAGTCACATACGAGTCCTTCATGTTCCCTCATCCTCACAGTTCGCCGATATCTTTACCAAAGGGATCTCTAGACAACTATTTCAAGCTTTCAGATCCAGTTTGACCGTTTGCTCTGCGCCCGTTCAAACTGCGGGGGAATATTAgcacatattattattattattagtatgaTTATCCTATTTTAGGAGATTATTGTATAGATTGGTTGACGTTGTATATCATCCCTAAAATAGTGCTAGGTTTGCTATGATTTGTATTCTATATATAGGGGCCATCTCATTGTAATTGATCATTGAAACATTAATACCATAAACCACTTTTAATTACTTGTCTTGAGGTATAATGGTATATGCATAATTATAAAGATGTAGTCACTTTATAGGATTCTAATGAATATCTAATATGCTTTTGCAAAATTATACCAAAAGACATGCTTTGGTTATTCTATCTATATCTTCATCAAGGGAGCTCTATAAATAATCACTAGACACAAACTGAGAGCTTCTATAGTTCCAGTATACCGACCAGGGCCGGCCCCGAGAATTTGTGTACTATGTTTGAGCTCGAAAAAAATGTGTCCTTaagccttaacgaaattgggtatttggctcactaaaggtctaaacctaatgccaaaggggttaataactaatctaaagtaaaccataagaatagttttgtaaggggcatatgttggtgtttgtatggatGTACCCGATTAAAAAattattttacatatacatatcagaTTGTTTTCATAAAAAACGTGCCCCTCGAAATATCGGGTCTTGGctggtggtcctccccgcccacccccaaGGATGGCCATGATACCGACCCGAAGACAACATGATTTTAAGTATGCCTAATTCAATGTGATACGACACAACGCAACACTAACATATATAGCTCGTGTATGGTCAAAGAACTCAACCCAGTCATATCATCACCCAACTTGATTGAGACCCTAatctgtaagattaaatatattatgtttaatatttagtctatagccatcttaatcatttacattatagagatcaaaatatattagaacctattatttaattagttggtaattgttgatggatcatattacccttagtaactaattaggtttcctcctgagtgcttatataaggagagttatgtggaggtttaggggttactcagttacacaattacaccaccccattagccataacatcaatAAGTTTTCGGCCTCCTCcccataaccgatacccttttcggtttctaagtcaccatcatcagtcagcaccctaaggaggaaccagatcaagatgacaggcatgtcgaactctctcacaggattctcctctgcactgtctgcggtgacaggtatgatttatattgttttccttcatgaacaaacagaactgaaccaacataaTCATTTACTTACAACTTACAAGTCTTTTTCTTGCATGCAGTGGCGCATGTTAGAAGGGGTCGGGGACCtcctgaacttttcgctcagtagtgttatgtatgtagctttcgtatagaaattttttagTATATACGTTTTCGTCCCCCCGGTTCTATAATTTTTTTAAGTATATACATTTTCGATCCCCCaacggaaatctcaagcttcgccactgcttgCATATTCCCAATTATTTCTCCCCTGTTGACTTGGCTTCAATGACCCATGTCATACTCCACCCTTGACCCTCTCCATCCACATTTTCCAGTTTTTGGTGTTccagtttttcatcattttattAGTCACAAGACTTAACCTCTCTCTTTCTCATCTGATCTTGTGCAAGCAGATTGAACTTGAGTTGACTAAAGGTGATTACTTTTTCTTCATTtttctaagtttttttttttcactatGGTAACCTGGTTTGATAGATTTGTGATTGATTCAATCTGGGTTCTTTATCTTTATTGaaaattttgagtttttaatGTTGATCACAATCAACCCTCTTAACTGACCAAGTTTAAAAATACCttattttttatgatttatgTTAGGAAATTTCAAATTGCATCAATGAAATTTATTTGGACTTTTAAATAGTGATAAGGGTTTTAGAGTTTCTTGATTTTAGCATTATATTATATGACCTTAAGATTAGTTCAtgaaaaaagaataaaaaaaacaaacctttatgTTGTATGATCAAGATTTCTTGATTCATCATCACAAAGCAAAAtgacaaacaaaaaaaaacatatgttTTTCCTCGTTATTGTGGTGGCGAAATGAAGTGGTCAATGGCGCCGTGGGAAtggattgggggggggggggggctattGGTAGATCTTTTGCTTAGGTGGAAAGGGGCGCTACCCCATACAAGTATACCACCCAGCCTAAGAGATTCGGTTATTTCGTTTTCTAAAAATGATGGTTTAGTTACTATAATCAAATGCATGTTTTGGCCATGGGTAGATTCAAACTAGTTTTAGTTGATAATTCCAAATATATTATGTGCCAAATAAATTATTAGCGATTCTTTTAATTTGTAATAAAGAAGAATAAATGACAAttcatattaatatattatttataaaaaaaacacatacacacacaacTTTTCTGACATATTACTTTTATAACATAAAACTATAAAGGTTTGTTTTAATATGCACTTGTGTTGAATCCTAACCAGCTTCTTGAAATCAACTGTTTGAAGAAACAATGGTGTTTCATTGCCGATGTTTCTCCTTCTCATTACAAGAAAACGAAGAGATCGAATACGAAACAATAACTCAAACAAACTCAACCATGACAGAAACCTTTCATACCGCTTGTTCGGATTTTAGTCTGTCTGTATCCAACTTTCATTCAAAAACTACAGAATTTCCAAATTTGGCTGAGAAACCAAGCAACCTAAGGGTTTTCACAGTAGCTGAGCTCAAGGCGGCGACTAAAAACTTTTGTGGTGAGTATAAGCTCGGCGAGGGTGGATTCGGGAGCGTATATAAGGGTGTGGTTAAAAGTTTAGAATACCCTTTTCATGAAGTTCAGGTGGCGGTGAAGTACGCAGATGGTGTACTGTaggtaggggtgttcaagatcggattatccggttttcaaATATGAAAATTTTAGATAGTGAAAATTAATATCTGTATCCGAAATTTATGATATCCAATTTTCGGATACATATTCAAATATCaaaacggatatccgaatttataataaaacttaaaaaaatgtttttcgtGCATAGATTAAAACTAAAAACATTCATAAATTCACATCCGAATCCGATTATTTACTATTTTTTACTATACTTCAATCTAAATATaatgctcatatactatatatatttataaaaaagagttaaatgtcatattagttcctgtggtttgggctattttgtcagtttagtccaaaggtttgaaacattgtcattttagtccaaatagtttcaagtgtagccattttagtccactgagttaactCCGTCCAACTTTTATGTTAGCTAGAAGGGTAATTCGAtttgaattgcccttctagttaacagaattacatataaaatgactgaaatgcccttctagttaacaaaaaAAGGGATGGTGTTAAGCCAGTGGACTAAATTGACtacgtttaaaactatttggactaaaatgacaacgtttcaaacctttagactaaactggcaaaatgacccaaaccacatggactaaaatggcatttaactctataaaAAAAGTATTTTTCGCATATCGGATTATCCAAATCCGAAAATTTagatatccaaaatttcggatcCGGATTTTTTTAACACCCCAAATTGCAGGCAAGTTTGTCTTCTTCTTCAACTTAAGGTTTGTAGAAGTGCATGGAAGTAGACTGTTAATCTTGGTTATGTGCAACAGGGACACAAAGAATGGGTTACAGAAATTAGTATTATTGGGGTGGTTAAGCATCCAAACCTTGTCAAACTACTTGGTCACTGCATAGATTACAATAAGAgaggaattttttttttatttcaacttTCAAATTTTATTGGCGTTCAACATTTACTCaatacgattacaaactaatggcaggtagacgagcaacaagctgcgccgctacccctttctgaatagcaaaccctaccctgctaaacataaaattctgccccttaacatgtgcggtgttactgcttaccacctgtTGAACTCGCTTTAGGAACCGCACGCGTCAGGGGACCATAAACTGCTTTTAGTCTATGAATATATGCATAATAGAAGTGTGAGAGATTATTTGTCTTCACAATCAAAAACGCCGCTCTCATGGAACAGGCGACTCAAAGTTGCGCAAGGTGCTGCTCGTGGCTTGACATATCTACACGAAGATATGGACTTTCAGGTATCTTTAACtttgaaaaaaaattgtttcATGCTTACAAGACCGTAAACTTTGGTTTCGTGTAGATTGTTTTCAGAGATTTCAAATCTTCCAACATTCTTCTGGATGATGGATGGAATGCTAAGCTTTCAGATTTTGGGTTGGCTCGATTAGGTCCTCGACAAGGGCTCACGCATATCACAACCATGGTGTGTTACTTGACTTACTTAGTAAATGGCTTTTAGTTTTCGTCTGTAAAAACTGTGGTGGAACCAGAATtttgagttaactgccattttcgtccctgtagtTTGTTCAATTATGTCAGTTCAGGCCAAATTTCAAATTCTTGAAACATGGCAGTTCCGTCCATTTATTCGATTCAACCTTAGTTTATTGGACGAAACTGAAatgtttcaagaatgtcagggACGAAAAatgtacaaatttgaaatttgtcCTGGGCTAGCATAATTGGGCAAACCAtaggacgaaaatgacagttaactccaGAGCTTTTGAGTGGGGAGGGGGGGTCACTATAAGGCTCTCTTCGATTCTTTACCGGTTACATCTAGGGCGTCAAAACTCATTTTACTCGTAAAAATGAACTCAGAACTTTATAAAAATgtacggatagtccctgtggtttggtcaaatttcacctttagtccttaacttttcaaaattacactcttagtccctgtggtttgacaagttgttactcggatagtccccaaagcggatgaaggttactcggatagtccttgtggtttgacaagttgttactcggatagtccttgtcatttcacacccacttaaccagaaaaattaacctccatccgctttggggactatccgagtaacaacttgtcaaaccacagggactaagagtgtaattttgaaaagttggggactaaaggtgaaattttaccaaaccacagggactatccgtacattttactctaaaaaaaatctaataaaTTCTTGTGACAAGAGGTCACCGGACCCTCTTGATCCCCTCTAGTTCCACACCCCTGTGCAAAAACGATCCATCTTATCTATATATTGATGTAGCTAATGGACATATACAATAACTTAGAGTTCTTTTTTCATACAATAACTACATTTCCCCTTATATAATGCCGGCTTCAGTTCGCTGGGACGATGACATATGCAGCTCCAGAGTACATCGAAACAGGGCATCTTTCAACTAAGTGTGATGTATGGAGCTACGGGGTGTTCCTATTTGAACTTATCACCGGTAGGCCCCCATTGGATAAAAACCGGCCACGAAATGAG contains the following coding sequences:
- the LOC110891276 gene encoding serine/threonine-protein kinase PCRK1, with the translated sequence MHNRSVRDYLSSQSKTPLSWNRRLKVAQGAARGLTYLHEDMDFQIVFRDFKSSNILLDDGWNAKLSDFGLARLGPRQGLTHITTMFAGTMTYAAPEYIETGHLSTKCDVWSYGVFLFELITGRPPLDKNRPRNEKKLLEWVKPYPDIKRLRLIIDSRLEGNHSIKSALKLSYIASRCLSKDPKLRPNMSEVLEMVNQLISVPS
- the LOC110891275 gene encoding serine/threonine-protein kinase PCRK1, with translation MVFHFRRFSIEYKTRTHTKSTSTSTFHTASSDLNRSVPNFHTKSSQVSNSAEKPTNLRVFTVAELKLATKNFCKSSKIGEGGFGRVYKGVVKSLEYPGSEIQVAVKYGDGLLQGRKEWLTEINILGEVKHPNLVKLVGYCEEEGELGTKLFLVYEYMPNGSLRDHLSSRSKEPLPWTTRLKVAHDAACGLTYLHEDMKFQVILRDFKSSNILLDEHWNAKLSDFGVARKGPEEGLTHISTNFAGTREYAAPEYLAVGHLTSKSDVWSYGVFLYELITGRRPLDRKRPQEEQKLLEWVIPYTDTEKFMQIIDPRLEGKYSLKAAQKLSYVANLCLSKDPKSRPKMSEVLEMVSKLIKVPSQATVPTPAPTLILEEPKKEIVDPTEGEKTRDDVKHKGGIRSMDRESASISRPRSLKLLKSCFR